The window CTGCATATTGGTCTGGCATGCGTTGTTCCGCAGCCGGAGAAACGGCCTACAATGGCTGAGGTTGTTAAGATGGTTGAGGAGATTAGAGTTGAGCAATCGCCGGTGGGAGAGGATTTCGATGAGTCAAGGAACTCGATGTCTCCGTCGTTGGCCACCACCGAAGACTTAGGCCATCTTTGAAGTGTGTCTGACGCTTTGTTAAATATATCTATTGCTGGATTGTGTGCCACTTCGAGTTTCTTGCTTAGATCTCCAGTCTGCAACTTTGTCGGAGTTTTTAGCCATGTAACATGTCATTTCGTAACGTGTTGTTTATTAAAGTATTGTGTTAATAAAACCCATTCTGGGTTAGTGTGAGGGCATCTCTAACtctactctattttttattttaaaataaagtttagaaTAAAAATGCTTCAATAGTATTCTATTTCTCACTTTATAATAGAATGAAAAACAGTTTtactccaattttttttttttgcatcactctattttctactctaaaatagaataccaTTGGAATAAATTCaaattctattatagaattactctgttttaaagtaaaaaatagaataaaccaTTGGAGATGATCCGAGGAAAGTGCTAGTCAATTACTCTTTCAATCACTTTTCAAGCTTTCCACTTAAGGCAAATGCACACCAAGACAAGGGATTTGCAGATCTAGTCTCGCACTAaaaactacaagaaaacataagaATTTTCGACGGAATTAAGATGTTTCGAGTTGTGCCATGGCAAGTAAAACTGCGTATTTTAAAACCTAAGTTTAAGCCATGCAAAAATAATGTAATAGGTCTAGCACATGATTGGCAAATAATTATAAACTAGCATGGATTCATTTTATAAGATCTTATATTATAGGTTGCTGATAGTTGGAACCATACAATAACAATCATTCCTTTTCAAGTTATTTCTGAGAAACCAAATGGATTTAAACTGcaataatttcaaaaaagcTTTGATCAACAATTATCCAAAACTTGCTAGTTATGCCAACAACACAAAAAGACCCCATGAAACTCCAGAAAAACACTTGTAGAAAATCAGATTGCCAAAACTTAAACAATGGATACCGTGGCGTCAGCTTCTTCGAGCTGTCTTTTGGCTTCTTCTGCTTCATCTTTCGTCACGCCTTCCATGAAAATCTTCGGAAAATCTTTAGTGAGCTCTGTCACTTGACTCAACGGCACGCTCAGAGCCCTCATCGCTTTAGCCACTTCAATACGATGACCGATGGCCACGTCGTTGATAACCATATCGAACTTGGTCTGCTCCTCCACAGTAGCCGTCACATCATCACCGTCCTCGGGAGGAGGAGAGAAGACAGCCGCCGCTGCAGCAGTCGCCGAAAAGAGTATCGAAACACCGAACTTGTCTTGGACGTAGTCGGCGAGGATGCGGGACTCTTTGAGTGTCAGAGACAAGATCTCGGATCCAAGCTTCTTGATTTTCTTGGGAGCTTTGACGGCGGAGATGTGCTGAGTTCGGCCGCACGGTGGCTTGGGGTGCAAGAACCAAAGCGATATGTGGAAGAGAAAGATGAGCAAAAGATTGGGGTTGCCAAGGAAAGAGTCATAGTTACCATTCTCACTCtttggtttctttctttttgagaTTTTCTTTTGTGTCTCTCTGTGTGTTGCTTGACTGCACCAGAGAATAAGAAGATTTATAAACCCTATAAGTATTGTGTTTACGATCCATGATTATTGTTTATATCCTTATTGTATGAACTAGCGAATTAATTGAGTTTCCTTTTTCTAAAGAGTGCATTTATATTTCAGAACTTTATTCCAGCAAATCCTAGAAATTATGGAGCAAAATAGCAAACACTCTTCAAATTCTGAAAATAGTAAAGTTGACCATTCCTCATATTATAGTCTTTTCACCTCTCTAGAGTTGTTTCAGATATTGGAACTCGAGTGAATTTTAGAAGGTAAAACGGTTCAAGTGCTCTTGTTGACCTTATAAGATCTTAAACATAAGGATTGTCCAAGTACTTATCAattataacaacaacaaaaaaaaactttatttaatgagttttatatttCTTGAGGTAAAATAGAGAGAGTGATGGTAAATTTTTGTCACTCTAAAATTATTCTGCATAATTAAACATTTGGGTTTGCTCTCTTTGGTCTTCCATTGTCGATTCattatatagatttataagCATACAAAAGAACAAAAGCGCCCGTGGCCTAATGGATAAGGCGTTTGACTTCTAATCAAACGATTGTGGGTTCGAGTCCCACCGGGCGTGtttactttttaatatctttccaCATCTCCCTAAGTTAGTAAACTTCCCATTCGAAtcattaaagttttttttgttgttggtcgTAATCTCGAAACTATAATAGCGATTTGTAATTTAATCACATTCATTCGAACAATCCAACGACTTCCCCGATCTCCACGTGGCAAGCTCTAAAGACGTTGATTCTCTCTCTCACACCTTCCCCAAATGTTGTCTTCCCTCACTTCCCCGTCTAGCGTTCCCCTGTTGTTAATCATCATCACCTCCAGAGATCGTTCGCGATGAGATAAAAACCAAACCTTTCTCCATCGCTATGGCTCTCGAGCGTCACcacttcttctctcttcttcgcGTCTACTAGGCGTCTCTTTACAGAGTCATGGGGTTGTCCTTCTCGAACCTCAACGGCGAGCACACCGGCTCGTCGATCGGACCCAGCCTCGGCGACATACCGGAGAGCTGCGTCGCGTGCGTGATCCTCCACCTCACTCCGCCGGAGATTTGCAACCTAGCTCGCCTGAATCGAGCGTTCCGCGGCGCGGCTTCTTCGGACTCCGTTTGGGAGAGGAAGCTGCCGAGTAACTACAAGGATCTTCTCGATCTGTTGCCGGTGGAGAGGTATCGGAGTTTATCCATGAAGGGTGTCTTCGCCTTGCTCTCTCGCCCCATCCCTTTCGACGATGGTAACAAGGTCCgttgaaagtttgaaactttaggGGTTAGGGGTTGTTTCTATGGTCAAAATGTCAACTTTTTGATGTGGGTATGGGTTGAAATTGAGGATTAGGGGTTGTTGCTACGATAAAAGTGTCTCCTTTTGATGTGGGTATGGGTTGAAATTGAGGATAAGGGGTTGTTGCTACTCTAAAAATGTCTCCTTTTTGATGATATTGTTGCAGGAAGTGTGGATTGATAGAGTGACAGGACGGGTTTGTATGGCGGTTTCGGCGAAAGGGATGGCTATCACTGGAATTGAAGACCGCAGGTATTGGACTTGGATTGATACTGAAGAATCAAGGTACTTCACTTTTCATTCAACTACTGATTAATTTAGATTATGTGTGCTGATGCTTTTTAATTTCTTCTTGCTTTGGACAGGTTCCATGTTGTAGCCTACTTACAGCAGATTTGGTGGTTTGAAGTAGATGGGATGGTGAGGTTCAATCTTCCTCCTGGTATATACTGTCTATCTTTCAGAATACACCTTGGAAGATTCTCGAAAAGGTTGGGGAGACGAGTTTGCCATTTCGAACACACGCACGGTTGGGAGATAAAGCCTGTGAGGTTCTCGCTCTCGACTTCAGACGGGCAAGAGGCGTCGTGTGAGTATTACTTGGCTGATAAAGAAGGAGAGCAGACAGGTAGAGAGTCCTGGAGAGACTATAAGGTTGGAGAGTTTGTTGTGGGTTGCTCAGAGATAACAACGGAGGTACAATGGTCGATGAAACAGATAGATTGTACACATTCGAAAGGCGGGATCTGTGTGGACTCGGTGTTTATAATCCCAACAGATGTGAAGGAACGCAACAAAAGGAAAGCTGGTGTGAAGTAATATAGTTAGAAAGAAAGGAAATGTACATCCAACACTTTTTGTACATACTACATACTTTTGAAGGTGTAAACTGTGTCGTCTTGAATCTTGAGCTGGTTCTTGAATTAGGTATAGCACATTGTGAATTTTATctgagtttttgtttttacttcaTACTCCATgtgaaaatcaaatttgtccTGCATAGCATGATATTGAAAGGACACGATTAAGGAGATCCAAGTGTACAGAGCTGTGTGAAGCTTGTGATTGTGACATAGAAATCAAAGATGGTTTTGTTCAATGAGGACCATTCTTTTAGATGAAAGGGACCAGTAGTGTTGTTAATTGTTGAAACGTGTATTCTTGTTACTTGAAAGTCCATTTCTTATTGAATGCTAGTTTTGTTTTCATGATTGAGTTCGGGAGACAATGACAATTCTGACTTTAGTTGCCACAAGAAAAATAACAACTGGCAAAAGGAAACTCAGGTTTTGTCTTCACCGGTTTTGCACGCTGGTAAGGACAAAAGCTTATTCGTTAAATACCTGAAAAACTTATAGATTtcaccatgtttttttttttttggattatcATAAAGTTAAGGACCGAAACCTATAATCCACAAAGCCAAAACTGTTCAATTCATACTCAACTAGATCAAACTGGTCCAGAAATGTTAGCTTTGATCCAAAAGAAACATGAATGCCAATGTCCTGCTCTCGTACTTGGTCCAAAAGAAACATGCTTTGATCAAActtgtagttttttttcttcatgaaattaaatttaaataacgGTTGATTACGCGTATAAAATAAATGGTAGTGTATAATACGTGTTTAGAATCAAATTGCATATTTGTGGGTTTCAATTTGATTAGCCGTAACAGTATGGCACTCATAGCAGCATAGCATGCATAATATGCACATTACGTACGTGCGAGTGAGTGAGTACACACAATGTACGTGGAGAATGCATTCTCTCAGGAGCTGTATGGGGTAATGAAACATAGGGTTCGATGCCCAAGCGAGTAAGCAAGCAATGGTCAAAAATTAAAAAGCTAATTAAGAGGAAACAAAAAGGCACACACTAAGGgaaaataataatcttacaaGACACATCTGCTCCACAACAGAAGctgtaataaaattataataaaagacCGTGTTTCGTATACACTGTTTAAATATGATCAAAGCCGCACAAGATCGATCAGTTCATCTATTCTGAGTTTCATCatataatcaaaaaaaaaaacctggaAAAAAAATTACTGAGAAGAaagatttgtaattttttttttaaagcgaGAAGATTTGTAattaattcttaaaaaataaagaattgtAATTGAAAGTTACAGAAGATAGTAATGGATAGTTCATGTCCAAGAGAAGGAGGAGCTATGAAGCGGGTGATTCTGAAAGTTGGTGTTGCACTTGTACTATCGGCAACTGGTGTGATCTTTGCGAGGTTCGTCTCTTGGTAAGAAGATAATGAGGTAACTTCTTCTGCACGTAAGCCAGAGTCTTCTCCATCACCTAGCAGAAGAAAAGAtggacaagaagaggaagaaaaagaGAGTCTAGTTGATCATCAAAAGCAAGAGATTCTCAGCTTGAATTTGAGACTCGAGGAGCTTCAGAAGAAGGAACACGAGATGGAGTTGCGTTTCGCACgttattgttttctttaagaCAAAGAAGTCAGGCTTGTGGAGCGTAAAAGCATGTTGGTTCTTGAGAGATCTCAATTAGATTTCTTCCATAGAGAAGTTTCGGCCATGGAGGAAGAACTCAAGAGGGGCCAAGATTTGGTGATCGTGTATAGCAAACTGGTTGGAGAAATCCAAGAGTTGAGATCAAAGAATAGGCTTCTTGAGGGAGAAGCAAAGAAGCTCAGGATAAGAGTGAAGCAATTACACCGTGTGGTAAACCAGAAGAGCAGGAAGAGTGTTAAGAAGTTATTGAAGTGTATTCATGAACTGGGGAAAAAGAATAACTTTGTGAAGGAACTTGAAGGTCAAGTAAAAGGTTTGAAAGCCAACCTTGATTTGTTGCAAGAGGAAAAAGAAGTATACATGAAATCTTCAGAGGTAACTTTTGATTCTTGGGATCCAAATTCAGTTATTAGATTTCACTTGACGTTGACTTGCttattttttttggcttttgtGAAGATGGTGAGTGTAGAAGAGCACAGAAGGGTCTTAGAAGAGAATGAGGATTTGAATACGGAAGTGAGTTACCTGAGATGGATCAATTCTTGTTTGAGGAAGGAGTTGATGAGAAACGGAACTAAATATGATGGCGCTCTTGCATTGACAGTAGTAGCTGATGGGCATCATGAATGGGGGAAGAAGTTAATGAAGAATCTTAAGAGATGTGTTGGAGGGCACTCTGGGACGGTGGAGCCTGATGAAGAAGGGATGTTTCATTCAAGAAGATCGTGTTCTAGCGTGTAAATGAAACTGTCTCTTGCTTCACAAATATTTCAATGTTTTAAGCATTTCTCCAAAATTCTTATATTcatgataatatttttcttgtaaCATCTATGTAATAATTATCAACAAGTCTACCAGTTTTATGAAAATTCACATCTGACACATATGTTCTATATGAACCACACTGGTTGGAACTTAAAATACACATTTgatataaaaagataatttgaATAAAACTCACATAATGTATTAAAACAACAATGTAATCAGTTTCTAGAtttaacttgttccataatgtCTTCTAAGAGGAGACTAATGTTAGCATGAGAAGAGCCTCCTTCTTCCACAGCCTTATGTGCTAATTCTCCAAGCTCTttggctcttcttcttctctccttaGCGTCATCAGAATCACCCATTAACTCTTCCACTGCTTTCTTAACTCCCTCTTTATCCACCAATACTCCTATTTTCTCCTCTTCACCCCATATCATAGGCTCTTCGACCCCAACTCTAACACCGGATTTTAACACCTGCACGACCAATTTCTCGTTGGAGAATTGGTCAGCAAATAGCGGCCACGTAAGCAGTGGAAGACCAGATGTTATACCCTCAAGAGTTGAGTTCCATCCACAATGGGTTAAGAATCCTCCTACAGACAAATGTTGCAGAATAATCATTTGGGGAGACCATCCTTTGATGAGAAGGCCTCTCTCTTTGATTCTTTCTTCCAAACCACTATCCAAGATCCACTCTGCTAGCTCATTATACTTATCCCAGCTTCTTATGACCCAAATGAAAGGTATTTTGGATTCCTCAAGGCCTAGCCCGAGCTCCTTGAGCTGATCCAAGGTAAGATTGCAAATGCTACCAAGGCAAACATATAGCACCGACCCTTCTTCTTTAGAATCAAGCCATTGAAGACAATCTTCTTGGTTTATGTCTGCCTTCTTTCCCCTCTCAGCTTGATCTGCTCCCACCTTGTTGCACAAGGCAACAGGTCCAAGGGTCCATACTTTACCATCTCTGGCCTCCTTGAGTTCTTTGACATAAGCTGGTTCGAGCTCTTCAAATGTGTTAACGATAACACCAAAGGATGTGGTGTCCGCCTCGTCCAAATTGCTAAGCACATCTTTCCAATCTCCCTGAGGATGTGTATCCACAGGAGCTTGAAGTTTTGTAAATTCAACTCTGTCAGGAAAAGAGGGAAGGAGGAAATACTCTTTGTCTGACTTTAAATTCTCCAGCATCTCATGGTTATTGCGTAAAACATGCATACACAGAAGAGAAAAGCTAGAAAAGCCATGGAAAACGATCTTTGGTATATTCAACCTCTTAGCAATTTTGTTTGTATAAAACAAACACATATCAGAAATGATACAGCTTGGTTGAGGTGTCATCTCATCAATAAGCTTCTGGACCGGTTCTTCGAGCATGTTAACCGCTTTAAGAAAAGTTGCCATCGACCCCATCGACTCAAGAAAATCTACGTTCTCTTGTCCTTCTGGTAAACCAGCTTCTTGATGTGGAAACTTGACATGCACCAGGTTGATGGACAAGCCAGACTCGATGGCACGGTGTAAGACGTTTTTGAACCTCGCTGCGTTGTTAGGAGTTGTGATGATTGTTATGGTCACACCACGCTGAGCCAAAAGCTTTGCAATATCGACCATTGGAATCATGTGGCCTTGAGCCATGAAGGGAAAGAGAACAAAGTGAAGCGAAGAATATGAGTGGTGGCTAACTTCAGAAGCCATGACTGCTAGTTTTTGGTTTGGTCTTGAGCAATGAGTGTGGTGcgtaagcatatatatatatatatatatctatatatctatattattatgtGCAAAAGAATCGTGTATAGTAACAAATATATTAGAGGAAGGAAAAGACCTTGACCAAAGTGACATAACTGATAACTGGTAagaaatcattttaaatatggTTGCCAATGATATAACTTAATAAGTACTGGACATTCACTGAATACTTTCATTACGTATTTTGGAATTAGACTCTTCCCTTTTTTCACAAATTTACAATATATCCTTCTTTTTCCGGAAATCTATAAGAATATATTGAACTCGAAAAGAAAGATGATCAccgagaacaaaaaaaaaacataagaagaAAATACACAATAGCTATTATTACtacaatttcaaaatatatcatagtaaaaccacaataaatacatacATGATAAACTAATAAacattacaaaaattaaatttatttaagcTGGGTCAATGTAAAAACGACAacatttagtaaaataatatttttcaaaaattcctAAAATTTAGTCTCAGTAATATCATAAATTTATAGTTGTATAAATTCATgcatattgtatatttttttcaaaattttttttaatgcatatatacaaattaataaaaaaaactcagaATTCTTTGTCTttaatataaattcaaaaatatctttaaaaaatatataccattTTTCAAATATATCGTAGTATTATCTTCAATTTCATATTCCAATTTGAGAAAAATAGCtgttattttgaaaatacacttataaaaatacatcattttcatatacatttttttcaaaaatacaccATTTTCATATACAAAACTAGATATgatattatcttctttttttttgacaaattaaTAGATATGATATTATCATTTATTCTATATTAATAGATGAAATTATCATCATAGTTAGAAAATTTTCAATGCTATATTTACTTGTAactaatttacattttaaaataaaatattaactttatgGAATAAAAACATTTGTTATCGATTAATTTAtctatataaactaataaaatttaaaaattataacattaTTATCTCTTCTATAATCATCAAAAGAGGCGTAAAATCTACAGCATTTTTCTGTACCGAATCCACAGCTGCCAAATTAAACTTGACATGTCTAACAGCAATAAAAAGGTAATTTAGCCGAGTTTGAACGGTTGACTTCACGCCATTTTTTGAGGCCATTCAAATACGTAGAAGTGCAAGCGCGATAACTCGCCCGTCGTACGActgttaaaattttcaaaaagaataatacttttttttagatacttttttttttttttgctaaattctTGTAAGATACTtgataaacacacaaatatGATCAACGTATGTTAACTTAAAACAATACTagtaaattataaacatatatttgtaagaaaaaactGTAAACCAAATATCTATAGCAATGACGTAATCAATTTTTGGATTGTGCTATTAGTTGCGATATATCTTCCAAGAGGAATGTCATGTTAGAATGAGAAGAACCTCCTTCATCTACAGCCCTGTGAGCTAATTCTCCAAGCTCTttggctcttcttcttctctcttttgcTTCATCACTTTCACCCATTAGTTCTTCCACCGCCTTCTTCACTCCTTCACTATCCACCAACACACCTATTTTCTCCTCCTCTCCCCATTTCATAACCTCTTCAACCCCAGAGCTTACACCGACTTTGAGAACCTGAATAACCAATTTTTGGTTGCAGAATTGGTCTCCAAACAACGGCCAAGTGAGCAATGGAACACCCGAGGCGATTCCTTCTAGAGTCGAGTTCCATCCACAATGAGTCAAGAATCCTCCAACAGAAGGGTGTGAAAGGATAAGCACTTGAGGTGCCCATCCTTTTATAAGAAGCCCTCTCTCTTTGATCCTTTCTTCAAAACCGCTTTCCAAGAACCACTCAGCAAGCTCATTATACTTTTTCCAACTTCTTATAACCCATATAAAAGGTCTTTTGGATTTCTCTAGACCTAACCCTATCTCCTTGAGCTGAGACAGAGGAAGATTACAGATACTTCCAAGGCAAACATATAGCACCGACCCTTCTTCTTTAGAATCAAGCCATTTaaaacattcttcttgatcaatGACCGCCTTGTTCCCCCTCTCAGCTTTGTCCGCCCCTATCTTGTTGCACAAGGAAACGGGTCCAATGGACCATACTTTCCCGGCTCTAGCTTCTTTGTAGTCTTTGACATAAGCAGCCTCCAACTCTTGAAACGTGTTGAGAATTATACCGTATGACGTGTTTTCTGCTTCGACCAATTCGTCCATAAACTCTTTCCAATCTCCACTTGCATCTGCATCTACGGGAACCTGAGGCTTTGTAAATTCAACTCTGTCTGGAAAACTTGGAACAAAGAAGTACTCTTTGTCCGACTTTAAATTCTTCAAGATCTCCAGGTTTCTGCGTAGAATATGCATACACAAAATACAAAAGCAAGACATTCCATTGAAAACGATCTTTGGTATATTGAACGTCCTTGCGATTTTGCTTGTATAAGGCAACAATAAATCAGAAATCAAACAGTTTGGTCTAGGTTTCATCTCTTCTACCAGCTTCATGACAGGCTCTTCAAGCATGTTAACCGCTTTAAAGAAAGGCACCATCAGCTCCATGGAGTCAAGCGAGTCGATATTATCTTGTCCTTCTGGCAACCGAAATTTTTGATATGACAAGTCTACATGCACTAGGTTGATGGGCAAACCAGACTCGATGGCACGGTTTAAGACATTCTTAAACCTCCCTGCGTTGTGAGGCGTGGTGACAATTGTTATGGTCACACCACGCTGAGCCAAGAGCTTTGCAATATCAACCATGGGAATCATGTGGCGTTGAGCCATGAAAGGGAAGAGAACAAAGTGAAGAGGGGGATGATATTGGTGGGGTTTTTGGGAAGCCATATTTGGTTCCAACTCAATAATTACGGAACGTTCAAGTTTTGTTCTACTTGGATATTGTGGGGGTGTGATCTTGAGGTTATATAAGAATTAAGAAGAATGGGGATAAAAAAAAGGCTTCAACAAAATGATGTAGTAGATGACGTAAACACTGTTGTGCATGAAAGACATATTATTTACAAGAGGACATTTTGTCACCACTACTTTCTGTTGTCCTTTTCTGACCATTCTTCGGCTTCTAGTACTTTTGAATCTAACAGTTTAgttaatttttctaaatatatatatttacatctaAGACAATCAAACTTAatgcaaataataaaattaatcaaaattatcATTTGTTTAgaactaaaaatattataactgaTAAAAAGAAATTGATGCAATCCAATATACCCAAGTGAAATCATACCGAATAGATAATACATATCCAAAATAttatatctaattaaaataatgtaacattatcaatataaattatacatataatttaaaatgattgaaattttaaaataaaatatcaatcaatcattataatataattattttataaatcttagtAATATAACATGAGCACGAAAAAATCACCTAGTAACATGTTATTCTACGattttattatagtattataCAACTTCAATACAACAAACAAGAAtacttttcttaaaaatatattgaatataACACTATATTGGAAAATTGAATAAGAATCTTAGAAAACTTGCATTACACTCCATAAATGTAATTTGTATGatatacttattattattattattattatttttataattttgaaaaatatgatatacatattatttaacgtatctcttaaaatattttatgataagtTCGAATAATTTAtgttcgttttaaaaatttaaaatataagttaTACATGAAAAATGTCTATAGATGATGAGATGATAACTTTTATAAAGAACACATATGGTCAAATAAATATTAGAAAGGTTATTGGAAAGTGAGCAATATAGAAACAacgaacaaaaacaaaaaaaagttaactatattttttattatctgGAGGTTTTAGACAAACAACCTTAGTCCTTAGGTCCGGTATCCGGCCGGCGATGATACCATTTTGGCGTAAAATATCTCTCCCAGATCGAATTCAGGAGCACAACAACATCAATGCCTACGCTGAAACCAACTGAACTGCCGCATACGCGGTTAAGTTAACTATATCAAAAGGCTAAAACTCAAATTTCCACTATCTTAGCACATCCAAGGCATAAATCTTACTAAAAATTTAGTAATTAAAGAATATTAAAATTGGAAAGAGAACAAGAAAAAATTCTCATATTAGGACTTGAGaaactttttttgtaaaacaaggACTTGAGAAACTTACCTGAGCTTTTCCTTCCACTTATCAAGGTATAAGACTATAATAGACCAAACATGTAATTTACTTTTCATTTACAATTTGTTAATCAACATCAATTAAACTAACAATACTTTATTATTCAGAACCTCTTTTTGAGGACCGAACCGTTAAAGTTGcctttaaaacataataa of the Brassica rapa cultivar Chiifu-401-42 chromosome A03, CAAS_Brap_v3.01, whole genome shotgun sequence genome contains:
- the LOC103857634 gene encoding LOW QUALITY PROTEIN: 50S ribosomal protein L12-2, chloroplastic-like (The sequence of the model RefSeq protein was modified relative to this genomic sequence to represent the inferred CDS: inserted 1 base in 1 codon), which encodes MVTMTLSLATPIFCSSFSSTYRFGSCTPSHRAAELSXISAVKAPKKIKKLGSEILSLTLKESRILADYVQDKFGVSILFSATAAAAAVFSPPPEDGDDVTATVEEQTKFDMVINDVAIGHRIEVAKAMRALSVPLSQVTELTKDFPKIFMEGVTKDEAEEAKRQLEEADATVSIV
- the LOC103857636 gene encoding F-box protein PP2-A15; translated protein: MGLSFSNLNGEHTGSSIGPSLGDIPESCVACVILHLTPPEICNLARLNRAFRGAASSDSVWERKLPSNYKDLLDLLPVERYRSLSMKGVFALLSRPIPFDDGNKEVWIDRVTGRVCMAVSAKGMAITGIEDRRYWTWIDTEESRFHVVAYLQQIWWFEVDGMVRFNLPPGIYCLSFRIHLGRFSKRLGRRVCHFEHTHGWEIKPVRFSLSTSDGQEASCEYYLADKEGEQTGRESWRDYKVGEFVVGCSEITTEVQWSMKQIDCTHSKGGICVDSVFIIPTDVKERNKRKAGVK
- the LOC103857708 gene encoding uncharacterized protein LOC103857708 → MDSSCPREGGAMKRVILKVGVALVLSATGVIFAREVSAMEEELKRGQDLVIVYSKLVGEIQELRSKNRLLEGEAKKLRIRVKQLHRVVNQKSRKSVKKLLKCIHELGKKNNFVKELEGQVKGLKANLDLLQEEKEVYMKSSEMVSVEEHRRVLEENEDLNTEVSYLRWINSCLRKELMRNGTKYDGALALTVVADGHHEWGKKLMKNLKRCVGGHSGTVEPDEEGMFHSRRSCSSV
- the LOC103857637 gene encoding UDP-glycosyltransferase 73C3, which encodes MLTHHTHCSRPNQKLAVMASEVSHHSYSSLHFVLFPFMAQGHMIPMVDIAKLLAQRGVTITIITTPNNAARFKNVLHRAIESGLSINLVHVKFPHQEAGLPEGQENVDFLESMGSMATFLKAVNMLEEPVQKLIDEMTPQPSCIISDMCLFYTNKIAKRLNIPKIVFHGFSSFSLLCMHVLRNNHEMLENLKSDKEYFLLPSFPDRVEFTKLQAPVDTHPQGDWKDVLSNLDEADTTSFGVIVNTFEELEPAYVKELKEARDGKVWTLGPVALCNKVGADQAERGKKADINQEDCLQWLDSKEEGSVLYVCLGSICNLTLDQLKELGLGLEESKIPFIWVIRSWDKYNELAEWILDSGLEERIKERGLLIKGWSPQMIILQHLSVGGFLTHCGWNSTLEGITSGLPLLTWPLFADQFSNEKLVVQVLKSGVRVGVEEPMIWGEEEKIGVLVDKEGVKKAVEELMGDSDDAKERRRRAKELGELAHKAVEEGGSSHANISLLLEDIMEQVKSRN
- the LOC103857638 gene encoding UDP-glycosyltransferase 73C4; protein product: MASQKPHQYHPPLHFVLFPFMAQRHMIPMVDIAKLLAQRGVTITIVTTPHNAGRFKNVLNRAIESGLPINLVHVDLSYQKFRLPEGQDNIDSLDSMELMVPFFKAVNMLEEPVMKLVEEMKPRPNCLISDLLLPYTSKIARTFNIPKIVFNGMSCFCILCMHILRRNLEILKNLKSDKEYFFVPSFPDRVEFTKPQVPVDADASGDWKEFMDELVEAENTSYGIILNTFQELEAAYVKDYKEARAGKVWSIGPVSLCNKIGADKAERGNKAVIDQEECFKWLDSKEEGSVLYVCLGSICNLPLSQLKEIGLGLEKSKRPFIWVIRSWKKYNELAEWFLESGFEERIKERGLLIKGWAPQVLILSHPSVGGFLTHCGWNSTLEGIASGVPLLTWPLFGDQFCNQKLVIQVLKVGVSSGVEEVMKWGEEEKIGVLVDSEGVKKAVEELMGESDEAKERRRRAKELGELAHRAVDEGGSSHSNMTFLLEDISQLIAQSKN